A portion of the Gossypium arboreum isolate Shixiya-1 chromosome 8, ASM2569848v2, whole genome shotgun sequence genome contains these proteins:
- the LOC108469688 gene encoding cysteine-tryptophan domain-containing zinc finger protein 3 isoform X3, giving the protein MGSDNLLTQKNAAIYSGLGLDVSPSSSLDESPSESEGIYGGTQEPLFESPTSILQLMTSFPVPGEALLSPLSDHLLNLIVEEKILKENISNSGKGDEILLGDEKANSDSVEKKDFLVERKVGSKREIKNGNGIMSKKEVDSDALACEELVSRTLELPLLSNPYSAVGKVKDNSIARNKGVHHVAVEESVEPILTQDIGWENPRVSSAQKVLEEQKTSVLDDNSGCTRKYEYIKAENTYNFVKAESNVPKGSKALNSEAVDPFRKKSNLKATLQEQHNLKLPSAKEQTFSGGKNKSKSSLGQGSLAAEVPKDSLRVGSSLMLKNKQTAHVNNNTNKKDSGDQKLERPFQKAEDRDRDFFGDVGGSEHEENLTSSLEIRSKDQLKEDDMIGKNTLAINSSHNGRRSGKKREDLLASKSFPGATLDGASNSGSVNTVGASLGTAAPVLINENWVSCDKCLKWRLLPIGLNPSDLPEKWVCSMLNWLPAMNHCSVDEEETTKAVLTSHQVPAVASQTNLQNNLDSTMSRLKSADTLQPEQNQQCSGSHAMPPSGRKKHGLKEISNAMDKDGPTPMKKNIQASVLSGSSTDITKPLVISESSLCDPRKCDMPVKKHKSKQKKKHKVSEHGSGGGDARTSKMKGKRISDQDSLRASKKIKSKSLHLVDENSMYEHAGKGDLSTSNDLPTASTEKDQPKPSQLSSYNAPKLDTEDRQQVSGKRPKHKVQVSLAGGPVDLVNFEGGEVSRKRKADECINNQLYSGSHQIMRNHLQDGMVCAKEEFSKNEYRQEKKVRLSTTGEKDTSASKNNGKLEKKKIHSKNHHSGQELDSTLSQRGLCGTEDKNGGQLCGSRAKASIESSNIRKVQFMNGSVDYLGQEVKYDIELTTADEHLDEENQNDKHGDDNVSQPRKSGKGSLWSKDRSQKFKSDYVDEMQGRTPLCKVKPKNGRNNFQERLGVKSNGSENRSVDDNKESMGKLSSESSKRENQRNVGQSDAKPDETGGQDVMCTLKKSIMQDGNVKKHMKRFHSDKSDRAEIASGRGNSPSLPPSGGTQNEILTHCPHPNGSQKGNRADGSQSDDALKVQKQIKEADRQNGAQHCSSRHTGHRIRGINAPSPMRKDSSNQAATNALKEAKDLKHMADRVKNSVSNVESIGLYFQAALKFLYCASLLESCNNEGTKHGEMVQSMQIYSSTAKLFEFCAHEYERLNKMAAASLAYKCTEVAYMRVIYTSHANASRDRHELQTALQMVPPGESPSSSASDVDNLNHPTTADKVAFSKSVSPPQAAANHVISARNRPNFVRFLNFAQDVNYAMEASRKSRIAFAHSKSILSGDEKGEVIYSVKKALDFNFQDIEGLLRLIRLAMEAVIH; this is encoded by the exons ATGGGTTCAGACAACTTGTTGACACAAAAAAATGCTGCAATCTACAGTGGTCTTGGCCTTGATGTCTCACCATCTTCCTCCTTAGATGAGAGCCCTTCTGAAAGTGAAGGGATATATGGGGGAACTCAAGAGCCCTTATTTGAATCTCCAACCAGTATTCTTCAG TTGATGACTTCCTTCCCAGTACCTGGGGAAGCACTATTGTCTCCTCTCTCTGATCATCTACTTAACTTGATTGTGGAGGAAAAAATCTTAAAAGAGAATATATCTAATTCTGGAAAGGGTGATGAAATATTATTGGGAGATGAGAAAGCTAATTCAGACTCAGTGGAGAAAAAGGATTTTCTGGTGGAAAGGAAGGTTGGCAGTAAAAGGGAAATAAAGAATGGCAATGGTATCATGTCAAAGAAGGAAGTAGATAGTGATGCATTGGCTTGTGAGGAGCTTGTTTCAAGAACATTAGAGCTTCCTCTTTTATCTAATCCATATTCTGCTGTTGGCAAGGTAAAAGATAATAGCATAGCAAGAAATAAAGGTGTACATCATGTAGCTGTGGAGGAGTCAGTGGAGCCTATACTTACCCAAGATATTGGTTGGGAGAATCCAAGGGTTAGTTCAGCTCAAAAGGTTCTGGAGGAACAAAAGACAAGTGTTCTAGATGATAATTCAGGTTGCACGAGAAAATATGAGTATATTAAAGCAGAAAACACTTATAATTTTGTTAAAGCTGAGTCTAATGTTCCAAAAGGTAGCAAAGCTCTAAATAGTGAAGCGGTAGATCCTTTTAGGAAGAAGAGCAACCTGAAAGCTACATTGCAGGAGCAACACAATCTGAAGTTGCCTTCTGCCAAGGAGCAAACCTTCTCTGGTggaaaaaataaatcaaaaagcAGTCTTGGTCAAGGCAGTCTAGCTGCCGAGGTACCAAAAGATAGCTTGAGGGTCGGTTCTTCTTTGATGCTGAAAAATAAGCAGACTGCTCATGTGAACAATAATACAAACAAAAAGGACTCGGGAGACCAAAAATTAGAAAGACCTTTTCAAAAGGCTGAAGATAGGGATAGAGATTTTTTTGGAGATGTTGGAGGATCAGAACATGAAGAGAACCTAACAAGTTCTTTAGAAATTCGTTCTAAAGATCAACTGAAGGAAGATGATATGATTGGAAAAAACACATTAGCCATTAATAGTTCACATAATGGCAGACGAAGTGGTAAGAAAAGAGAGGATTTACTGGCAAGCAAATCATTCCCTGGAGCAACATTGGATGGTGCTTCTAACTCTGGCAGTGTGAACACTGTTGGGGCTTCCCTTGGAACTGCAGCTCCTGTATTGATAAATGAAAATTGGGTTTCTTGTGACAAGTGCCTGAAGTGGCGCCTTCTTCCAATAGGCTTAAATCCTTCTGATTTACCTGAGAAGTGGGTATGCAGCATGCTTAACTGGCT GCCTGCAATGAACCACTGCAGTGTTGATGAGGAGGAAACTACAAAAGCTGTTTTGACATCGCATCAAGTTCCTGCTGTAGCGAGTCAaactaatttgcaaaataatcTTGACAGTACTATGTCCAGACTAAAATCAGCTGATACCTTACAGCCTGAACAAAACCAACAATGTTCTGGTTCACATGCCATGCCTCCTTCTGGaaggaagaaacatggtttaAAAGAAATATCAAATGCAATGGACAAGGATGGGCCAACTCCTATGAAGAAGAACATCCAGGCATCAGTTCTATCCGGGAGTTCAACTGATATAACTAAACCTCTCGTGATAAGTGAATCTAGTTTATGTGATCCTAGAAAATGCGACATGCCTGTCAAGAAACACAAAAGTAAGCAGAAAAAGAAGCATAAAGTGTCAGAACATGGATCTGGTGGAG GTGATGCCAGAACTTCAAAGATGAAAGGAAAAAGGATCTCTGATCAAGATTCTTTGAGGGCGTCCAAGAAAATTAAGTCTAAAAGTTTGCATCTTGTTGATGAAAATTCAATGTATGAGCATGCTGGTAAGGGGGATCTTAGCACGAGTAATGATCTGCCAACTGCATCTACAGAAAAGGATCAACCTAAACCCAGTCAACTTTCTTCTTATAATGCTCCAAAGTTGGATACGGAGGACAGACAACAGGTCTCTGGTAAAAGACCAAAGCACAAAGTTCAGGTTTCCTTGGCTGGTGGACCAGTGGATCTGGTAAATTTTGAAGGTGGGGAAGTTTCAAGGAAGAGAAAAGCTGATGAATGTATTAATAATCAATTATATTCAGGTTCCCATCAAATTATGCGGAACCACCTCCAGGATGGAATGGTGTGTGCCAAAGAAGAGTTCAGCAAAAATGAGTACAGGCAGGAAAAGAAGGTCAGGTTATCTACGACTGGGGAGAAGGATACCTCTGCAAGTAAAAACAATGGTAAGCtggagaaaaaaaaaatacattcaAAGAATCACCATAGTGGGCAAGAACTAGATAGCACTCTGTCCCAACGTGGCTTATGTGGTACAGAAGATAAGAATGGTGGTCAGTTATGTGGCAGTAGAGCTAAGGCTTCGATTGAATCTTCTAATATCAGAAAAGTGCAATTTATGAATGGTAGCGTTGATTATTTAGGCCAAGAGGTTAAATATGACATTGAACTAACAACTGCAGATGAACACCTTGATGAAGAAAATCAGAATGACAAACATGGTGATGACAATGTCTCTCAGCCAAGAAAGTCTGGCAAGGGGTCCTTATGGTCAAAGGATAGGAGTCAGAAATTTAAATCTGATTATGTGGATGAAATGCAAGGTCGTACACCTTTATGTAAGGTAAAACCTAAGAATGGCAGAAATAATTTTCAGGAGAGGCTTGGAGTTAAGTCTAATGGAAGTGAGAATAGATCTGTTGATGATAACAAAGAATCTATGGGAAAACTATCCAGTGAGAGTAGTAAAAGAGAAAATCAAAGAAATGTTGGTCAGTCAGATGCTAAACCTGATGAAACTGGAGGTCAAGATGTAATGTGCACTCTGAAGAAGAGTATCATGCAGGATGGCAATGTTAAAAAGCACATGAAAAGATTCCATTCTGACAAATCTGATCGTGCAGAAATTGCTTCTGGGAGAGGGAACTCACCATCATTACCACCCTCCGGAGGAACTCAAAATGAGATACTGACTCATTGCCCCCACCCCAATGGGTCCCAAAAGGGAAATAGAGCTGATGGATCTCAAAGTGATGATGCTTTGAAGGTACAAAAACAAATAAAGGAGGCTGATCGTCAAAATGGGGCTCAGCACTGTAGTTCAAGGCATACTGGACATAGGATCAGGGGCATTAATGCCCCTAGTCCAATGAGAAAGGATTCCTCAAACCAGGCAGCTACCAATGCTTTGAAGGAGGCTAAAGATTTAAAGCATATGGCTGACCGTGTCAAG AACTCTGTATCAAATGTGGAGAGCATCGGACTTTACTTCCAGGCAGCATTGAAGTTTCTTTATTGTGCTTCTCTACTAGAATCTTGCAATAATGAGGGTACTAAGCATGGAGAGATGGTTCAGTCTATGCAAATATATAGTAGCACTGCAAAACTCTTCGA GTTTTGTGCCCATGAATATGAGAGATTAAACAAAATGGCTGCTGCTTCTTTGGCCTACAAGTGTACAGAGGTGGCATATATGAGAGTCATCTATACTTCTCATGCCAATGCAAGTAGAGATCGACATGAGTTGCAGACAGCTTTACAAATGGTTCCTCCTG GCGAGTCTCCTTCTTCTTCTGCCTCTGATGTTGATAATTTAAACCACCCAACAACAGCAGACAAGGTTGCTTTTTCAAAAAGTGTTAGCCCTCCCCAGGCTGCTGCAAATCATGTTATTTCTGCTCGAAACCGTCCTAACTTTGTGCGGTTCCTCAATTTT GCACAGGATGTAAATTATGCCATGGAAGCTTCGAGGAAATCACGAATTGCTTTTGCACATTCTAAATCAATTTTGTCAGGGGATGAGAAGGGAGAGGTTATATATTCTGTGAAAAAGGCTCTTGATTTTAACTTCCAAGACATAGAGGGGCTGCTACGTTTGATACGCCTTGCAATGGAAGCCGTTATCCACTAA